The genomic segment ATCCAGTGTCTGCCGGGTCAGTTCTTCGGCTGTAAAATCTCCGGCATCCAGATGCTTTCGTGCTTCGTGTATATAAAGGCCCTTGGTGAGGCTCATATTTTTCTCCTTATGGAAAGGGTTGTGCCTTTTCTATCATCTGGACTCAGCCCACAATTTTCGGAACCAGAAAATGTCCGTCTTCTTTTTCCTCTGTACCGGACAGAGCAAGATCCACACCAAGATGTTCACCGACCTTGTCCTCCCGCATGGCATTGACCAGATGAACGGCATGGGACATGGGAGCCACACCTTCCGTATCCACTTCCTTCAGGGTGTCCACATAGGCCAGAATGGTCCCAAGCTGGGTGGACATACGCTCCATCTCCCCTTCTTCCATATGCAGACGGGCAAGGCCTGCCACATGTAAAATTTCTTCCTTTGAAATTTTCATCAGGATTCTTTCCCCAAAAAATATCATTGTTTGATCACACATCTAAAAAAACTGATCCACAAATGAGCAGAAAAACGGACAAGGCGCTTAACCCTCAATCCATACGAAGGACAAAACCGTTCACCCTCTCTGACTCAAGACGGCCCAGCACAGGCCGGGCAGCATCCCTGCTGACAAAACGCCCCACACGAACCCGGTACCAGATACCACCCACCTCATCTGTTCCCGCAACAACATAGGCATCAAAGGCCTGTTCCCGAAACTGCTGTACCATGCGGGCTGCATCCTCGGGATTTTTCATGGCTGCCACCTGAATTGTATAAGCTTCATTTCCAGGCACCGGCGAAGATAAAGGAGTTGCGGATGTCCTTGCCTGCTGTCTGGATACAGCAGGCAGCGTTTTTTCTTCCGGCTTCTGCGCTACCGGCGCAATTCTCGCACTCAGGGGTTCCATATCCCTGCTTTCCCTTTGTGCAGAAGGACTTTCTTCAGGCTTAGCTGGTGTCCTAAAAGAAGCAGACTCTGCCATCATCAGGGGCTGAGGAGGCATAGGCTCCTTATCTCCATCAAATCGTGGCATCTTAACGGGCAGATCTTCCAGCTGCAGTACTTCTGTATGCTTCAGGGATTCAAAAAAAGTCAGCTCCGGAACCTCATTCACAGGCCTTTGCTGCTCTTTTGCAAAAAAAGTCTGCAAGCGGGCTTCCATATCAGGAATATCAAAGGTGACTGGCGAGGTTCCTCTTCCCACCATAATCCCAAGGACAAACATGGATACAGAGACAAAAAACACAAATAACATCCACTCCCGGTTTTTACTTATTTCCAAAGGCTGGCGACCTTCTTTTTTCTCTTCTTTCTGAGAATTCCGGGACATGCCTTCTGCTCCTTCACGCATGCGCTACATTTCTTCAGGTGCAGAAATCCCCAGAAGAACAAGACCATTGCGGATTACCTGCTGCACAGACCGGATCAGCACCAGCCTTGCCGAAGACAATGCAGCATCCCCAGAAAGAACCTTATGACGGTTATAATATGTATGGAATGCCGATGCCAGTTCCATGAGATAAAAAGGAACCCTGTGGGGCTCCAGATTGGCACCGCTTAAGGCAATGGTTTCAGGAAAACGTGCCATATGCTTCATCAGAGCAATTTCTTCTGGTTCCTGAAGCAGGAAAAGTTTTTCCATATCTTCATGGATATTTTCATCGGCCGCCTTCCGCAGGATACTGGCAATGCGGGCATGTACATACTGCACATAAAACACAGGATTATCATTGCTCTTTTTCTTTGCCAGCTCCAGATCAAAATCTAAGGATGTTTCATAGCTGCGCATCAGGAAAAAGAAGCGGGCAGCATCCTTTCCAACCTCATCAACCACAGCCTTCAGGGTTTCAAACTCCCCGGACCTTGTACTCATGGCCACAGGCTGACCATTGCGTAGAAGGGCCACAAGCTGAACCAGTATCACCTGAAAACGCTCAGGATCCGTACCCGTTGCCCCCACAGCCGCCTTGATCCGCTTGATATAGCCATGGTGATCCGCACCCCAGACATCAATCACCCGGTCAAAGCCCCTCTCATATTTGTTTTTATGATAAGCAATGTCCGATGCAAAATAAGTGGTAATCCCGTTGTTACGAACCACCACCCTGTCCTTTTCATCCTGCCAGTCAGTGGTCTTAAACCATTTGGCCCCATCCTTTTCATAGACAACACCGGAAGATTCAAGATCTTTCAGCACCGTATCCACTACACCCGTATCATAGAGGCTCTGCTCACTGAACCACTTATCATGCACCACACCAAAGGCTTCAAGGTCTTCCCTGATACCACCAAGGATACTGTCTGCTGCAAAACGGGCACAGAGGGCAACACCCTTTTCATCGTCTGCTCCGGCCAGTTCAGGAAAACGATCCTTAGCCTCAAGGGCCAGCTCCCTGATATAATCGCCCTGATAGCAGTCCTCAGGAAATTCCAGAGATTCACCACGAATCTCCTTCAGGCGCAGCCATACGGAGTTACCAAGGGTACGGATCTGTCTGCCGGAATCATTGATATAATATTCTTTTTCAACCTCGTAACCGCAGGCGGAAAGAATATCGGCCATGGCATCCCCGACCACGGCACCACGCCCATGGCCCACATGCAAAGGACCTGTGGGATTGGCACTGACAAACTCCACCTGAACCCGGCGGCCTTTACCGTCATCCACCCGGCCAAAGGTCTCACCTGCCCCAAGTACCCTTTGAACAATGGGCAGCCATGCAGAAGGTTTCAAATAAAAATTAATGAATCCCGGACCCGCTATTTCTGTTTTTCCCAGAATGCCTGAATCATCTTCGATGTGGGAAAGGAGAATTTCCGCAATTTTACGGGGGGGCATTTTCTGGGTTTTAGCCCCGACCATGGCAATGTTGACAGAAAAATCTCCGTGGGCCTCGACTCTCG from the Desulfobotulus mexicanus genome contains:
- a CDS encoding SPOR domain-containing protein, which produces MSRNSQKEEKKEGRQPLEISKNREWMLFVFFVSVSMFVLGIMVGRGTSPVTFDIPDMEARLQTFFAKEQQRPVNEVPELTFFESLKHTEVLQLEDLPVKMPRFDGDKEPMPPQPLMMAESASFRTPAKPEESPSAQRESRDMEPLSARIAPVAQKPEEKTLPAVSRQQARTSATPLSSPVPGNEAYTIQVAAMKNPEDAARMVQQFREQAFDAYVVAGTDEVGGIWYRVRVGRFVSRDAARPVLGRLESERVNGFVLRMD
- the argS gene encoding arginine--tRNA ligase, yielding MKDHLRAMIEKAIERAFGAGSLVSLEFPAFDIEVPRVEAHGDFSVNIAMVGAKTQKMPPRKIAEILLSHIEDDSGILGKTEIAGPGFINFYLKPSAWLPIVQRVLGAGETFGRVDDGKGRRVQVEFVSANPTGPLHVGHGRGAVVGDAMADILSACGYEVEKEYYINDSGRQIRTLGNSVWLRLKEIRGESLEFPEDCYQGDYIRELALEAKDRFPELAGADDEKGVALCARFAADSILGGIREDLEAFGVVHDKWFSEQSLYDTGVVDTVLKDLESSGVVYEKDGAKWFKTTDWQDEKDRVVVRNNGITTYFASDIAYHKNKYERGFDRVIDVWGADHHGYIKRIKAAVGATGTDPERFQVILVQLVALLRNGQPVAMSTRSGEFETLKAVVDEVGKDAARFFFLMRSYETSLDFDLELAKKKSNDNPVFYVQYVHARIASILRKAADENIHEDMEKLFLLQEPEEIALMKHMARFPETIALSGANLEPHRVPFYLMELASAFHTYYNRHKVLSGDAALSSARLVLIRSVQQVIRNGLVLLGISAPEEM
- the gatC gene encoding Asp-tRNA(Asn)/Glu-tRNA(Gln) amidotransferase subunit GatC, with translation MKISKEEILHVAGLARLHMEEGEMERMSTQLGTILAYVDTLKEVDTEGVAPMSHAVHLVNAMREDKVGEHLGVDLALSGTEEKEDGHFLVPKIVG